In Ureibacillus thermophilus, the genomic stretch GTAACCGATGAATATTTAAAGACCAATGAGAAGCCACCTTCAGTCTCAGAATTAGCTGAAATGCTCGGAGTGTCGCAGGATGAAATTTTAGTGGCGACCGATGCGATGAGAGATCCAGCCTCTCTCCATGAGCAGTTGTTCGAGTCAGAAGGAGATTCCATTACGTTAATGGATCAAATGAAGGATGAAAAATCCGAATTGCCGTTTCATTATATTTCCCTAAAAGAAGTGTTGAAAAAACTCGATAAACGGGAACAAGCCATCATTTACTTGCGGTATTATTTGGATTTGACTCAAACGGATATTGCGGAAAGGCTTGGAATCTCCCAAGTACAAGTTTCAAGGCTAGAAAAGAAAATTCTAGCCCAATTAAAAGAATGGATGGATACATCTACGACAACACAAAAAAAGAAAAAGACGGTGAATAAATGACAAACAAAATCTTTGCATCAATAGAGGACGCAAAAGAATTTTTGTATTCAAAATTTGGAAAAAACGAATCTTTCGATGTTTGCATTAAAGAAGTGCATGTGAAAGATTTGCCTGTATTATGTGTGTATATAAGCGGACTTGTTGATGGAAGCACGCTA encodes the following:
- a CDS encoding SigF/SigG family RNA polymerase sporulation sigma factor: MRTIEQPSNVLLTQEKMRELIKLAQAGDMEARKQMIEGNTRLVWSIVQRFASRGVELEDLFQIGCIGLMKSVDKFDLSYDVKFSTYAVPMIIGEIQRFLRDDGMVKVSRSIRELNYKIRQVTDEYLKTNEKPPSVSELAEMLGVSQDEILVATDAMRDPASLHEQLFESEGDSITLMDQMKDEKSELPFHYISLKEVLKKLDKREQAIIYLRYYLDLTQTDIAERLGISQVQVSRLEKKILAQLKEWMDTSTTTQKKKKTVNK